The stretch of DNA CTGCTTACCGCGGCCCACCACATCCAGTTTGGTCACAGCAGGAAAACCTGCATCATTTAACTCTTTCATAATTTCATTGGTTTTTTCCGGACGCACTATGGCTTTAATCATTAACATATACTTGCCTCCTTATAAATCCAGAATTCCGTGTTCCATCAACAACTCTTCCAGCCGGTCTGTGGTCATAGGTTTGGGAACCACAAACATATCATTGCCGTCGATATTTTGGGCCAGCTGCCTGTACTCATCTGCCTGCGGTTGCTCCGGGTCATAATCGATAACGGTCTTTCTGTTGATTTCCGCCCTCTGTACCATGTTGTCCCGGGGAACAAAGTGAATCAGCTGAGATCCCATTTCCTTAGCAAATGCTGTAAGCAGCTCCAGTTCATTATCCACTTTACGGCTGTTGCAGATGATACCGCCCAGACGGACACCACCGGAGTTGGCAAACTTCTGAATTCCTTTGGCAATGTTATTGGCAGCATACATGGCCATCATTTCCCCGGAAGCCACAATGTAGATCTCCTGAGCTTTGCCTTCACGAATCGGCATGGCAAAACCACCGCAAACAACATCACCCAAAACATCATAAAATACGTAATCAAGGTCATCGGTGTAAGCACCCAGAGATTCCAGCAGGCTGATGGAAGTGATGATGCCACGGCCGGCACATCCGACTCCGGGCTCCGGTCCACCCGATTCAACGCAGCTACAATCTCCATACCCGTCCAGAAGAATATCCTCCAGTTCCACATCCTCACCTTCATCCCGCAACGTATCCAAAACCGTCTTCTGCGAGAGACCGTGCAGAAGGAGCCTGGTGGAATCCGCTTTGGGATCGCAGCCCACCACCATGACCTTCTTGCCCGCTTCAGCCAAGGCAGCCACCGTGTTCTGGGTGGTGGTGGATTTACCAATACCACCTTTTCCGTAAATCGCAATTTGTCTCATTGTTTTCACTCCTCCTGTTTGTTTCCGGCTGTATAAATTAAAAGCCGCCTATTTGTGTGTTCACAAAATAGGCGGCTTTGCCGGCATGTATAAATATAAAAGCCCTCCGGTAAATTCGGAAGGCTCCCATGCCATAAAACATCATTGTAAAATATAAAGGCTCTCCGCTGGAGAGCTTCTTTGCCATAACACGTCTGCGTGTTCAATTAATAGAAGCATAGCAGAAAAAGCTGCGGGTGTCAACCCATCACAATCTATTATTTAGTAAATCAATTTGTCCGTCGCACAAACTTTTCTTTGTCCAGTTTTGGATCCGCACTGGCTTTGCGCACATTTAAGGCCATCACAGGTTTGGTGATGGGCCAGCTGACCGGGGAGGTAATGGCTGCGGTGGGACAGACCGCCTCACAGGTCAGGCACAACAGGCAATTATGCCCCCACAATGGTTTTCCCTTCTTGTTTTCGGTAATGTTGCCGGTGGGGCATTTATTTTGGCAGCGATTGCAGCTAATACATTTTTTATCGGCGTGAAACATCTGGCTGTAGAGATGGCGAACCAACCACCGGTTGGTAAAGAGTTTCTCCAGGCGGTAAATCAGCCCCAGCTTACCTGGTTGGGTTTGCACCGTCTCTCCTTTGGCCATGCGGCGGCCGTATTCCTGGGCTTGCTCCAGGTCTGTCTCGTTGGGACGGCCAGGGGAAAACAAAACTCCCTGCTGCAGGTAGCCAAGAAAAAAATCAGCTCCGAAAAAGCACATTCCGCTGGGCTCTTTTGCTCCCCTGCTCTGTAAAATGTCCTGTAGCTCCCTTCCCGCATCACCGGGGTAGGTGCCGTGCAGCAAAAAGTAGAATGTTTTTTTGCCGTTTAAGCCGGAAAGGTTTTGCAGATAATCCGAAATATTAAAGGGCAGACGGTAATAATAAACGGGAGTGCCGATTCCTATCAGGTCAAACCGGGAGACATCGGTTGGAGGATTTTTAGTGATGTCAAATAATTCAACCCGGTATCCTCCTTCTCTCAAGCCCTCGGCGATGGCTTGGGCCACATTTAAGGTGGAGCCGGATTGCGAAAAATAGAGCAGTGCACAGTTCATTGTATCAACTCCCGTACGATATGCTTCTTTTTCAATTCTCCGGGCCGAAAAGAAATCCTTCACAATCGTTTTAGTTTGCTGAAAAAAAAAGTAACCGCGGGTTTTCCCGCAGTTACGTGGTTGACGGAGATAATTTTTCAGACACCGGATCTACATGAACGATAACGTGGGATACCTCCGGGAACTCCCGCATGATGGTGGTTTTCACCTCTTTGGCCACGTTGTGGCCTTCACTGACACGCATGCTGCTGTCGACGCCGATGTGAATTTCCATCTGTACTTCAGAACCATGGCAGCGTGCCCGCAGAGAGTGGATATCTTTCACGCCGTGAATTACCTCTACAGTTTTTCTGATTTCTTTGGTTGTATTTTCATCGGGGGCCTTATCTATCAAATCACCCAGTCCACTGCGGCAAAAGCCGATACCCAGGCGAAGGATTAGCACACTGATACCTAAAGCTACCAAACCATCCAGGATTGGATAACCAAGCCTTGCTCCCCCTACTCCAACCAAAACAGCGCTAAGTACCATCATGTCGGCGCGATGATGCCAGGCATCGGCATACAGTAGCTGGCTTTTTACTTTATTGGCCGCATTTATTGTGTACCGATACATACCCTCTTTAATGACAATGCAGGCAATTGTCACATACAGTGCGGCTACTCCCGGCACAGCCAAATCGCCTTCCCGCAGGTTACCAATGGCATCGGTAATTAATTCATAGGAGATTAAGATCAGCAAAACGCCAACCAAACAGGTACAGATGGATTCTATTTTTTTATGACCGAAATGGTGGCACTGATCAGGCGCTTTGCCGGATAAACGGAAACTGATAAAAACGGCAAAGCTGGCGATTACATCCCCGGCGGAGTGGACAGCTTCGGCAATTAGCGCCGCACTTCCCGCCATAATCCCCACAGACAATTTCATGAAGACAAGCAGCACATTACCCAGCATGGTACGGAATACTACCCGTTGCGCCAGTGATGTGGACATTTACTCTTCACTCCCTCCCTTTCATAATACCCATAGTATTGAAAGGGCCCTAAAAGGTGCAGGATGATAGTCATTTTCACTCATAGAGCCGGGGATGGCCGAATAAAGATAAAAAAAACACAGGGAGTGAGTGCATGCTTTTAAAAGCGTTTCTGACCACCTTTGCGCTGGTATTTCTGGCGGAGTTGGGCGATAAAACACAGTTGACCACGATGCTTTTGGTTTCCCAGGGTCAGCCCATGAAGATGGTTTTTCTGGGAGCGGCATCCGCTCTGGTCCTCTCTTCATTGATTGGCGTATTGGCGGGAGCCTGGTTGGGAAAAATGGTTCCGCCCAATGTGATCCAAACCGGCGCCGGAGTTGCGTTTATCGGCATCGGCATCCTGCTTCTGTTGGGTAAGTTTTAACACAGTAAATGCAAAGTTAAAATGGAGTCGTCCAACCGGACGATCTCCATTTTGTTTTATACCTTTCTACTGAAGCAATCCTTCTTCTCTGAGAAATTCTTCTGCCACACCCTGGGCGCTTCTTCCCGTTTCGTCAACGGCGAAGTTTAATTGTGCCATGGTTTCGTCATCCAGAAGCCCCGATAACATCTCCAGAACTTCACGGATTTCCGGAAATCTCACCAGAACATCCTGCCGGACCACCGGTGCAGCAAAATATGGAGGGAAAAATTGGCGGTCATCTTCCAGCACAAACAGATCCAACGCCGGAATACGGCCGTCGGTGGAAAAGGCATCAATACAATCCACGTCTCCCTGAGCCACTGCGGTGTACGTTAACCCCGGGTCCAGGCCGCGGGTGGAAGCAAACTCCAACCCCGGGTACACCTCCTGCAATCCCTGCAATCCATCGGGGCGCTCCAGAAACTCATGGGTGGCTCCGAAATCCATATTTTCCGAATGGGGGATCAGGTCGGAGAAAGTTTCCAGATTAAGTTCTTCGGCCATTTCCCTGCGAACCGTAAGGGTATAGGTATTATTAAACCCAAAAGGCTGAAGCCATTCCATTTGGAACCGTTCCTCATATTCTTCTGAAACAATCTGATACACTCTTTCCGGATCACTAATTGGTTCCTGGTCCAGGATAGCCATTAAACCGGTCCCGGTATACTCGGCATACATGTCAATGTCGCCGCGCAGCATGGCCTGGTGGTTAACTTCGGTGCCGCCCATATTCATGCTTCTTTCCACAGTCAGGTCGGTATGCTCTTCAATCAGTGAGGCCATCATATGCCCCAGCAATATATTCTCCGTAAAGTTTTTGCTGCCGATGGTAATGTCGGTCTGTTCACCAAACATCCCCCAGATGCCCTGCAGCGCAACGCCAAGGGCTAAAATTGCCGCCAGTGCTAATCCGGCGATTTTTATGGGTGTGGCACCGGCTTTGGCCTGTCCCGGATTATCGCGTAAGCCAAGGGGTGTAACATGGTGCTCCAGCGTTCCCAGAGCCCGTTCCACCAAGATTGCCAAAAGTGCTGCAGGAATGGCGCCAAGGAGAATTAAAGAGTCTATGGACATTGCCAAGCCGCGGAAAATAAACTCACCCAGGCCGCCGGCTCCAATCAGGGTGGCAAGGGTAGCAGCACCCACAATTAGCACCACCGCTGTACGGATACCGGCCATTATTACCGGTAAAGCAAGCGGTAATTCCACCATCACCAAGACCTGCCTGTCCGTCATGCCCATGCCCCGGCCGGCCTCTTTTAAGGCCGGGTTTACCCCTTTGATACCGGTATATGTATTGCGCAGAATAGGCAATAGTGAATATAGAAACAGGGCAATAATGGCCGGCCAAAAACCGATACCTATAAAGGGGACCATCAACGCCACCAGAGCCAGGCTGGGTATAGTCTGAAACACACCGGCAACACCAATTACAGGGTTAGCCAGCTTTTCCGATCGGGTCAGATAAATGCCTATGGGAACGGCGATGGCCACAGCCAGGAACATGGCTACAAAAGAGAGTTGTAAATGCTCTACAATCCGCAGTAAAACATCGCTTCGTCGGGCAATTAGCATTTCAAAAAATCCCATGGTTATCTCCCCTCGCCTAAAATATCTCTGTCAGGACATTGGTAATGCTTGTCCTGGTAATTAACCCTTTGAGTTTGCCGTCCACGGTGGTAACCGGCATATATCCCACGTTTTTCTCACGCATCAGGGACAGGATATCGCTTACAGATTGGTTTTCGCTGGCGGCCACCACATCTTTAGACATAATTTCTGCAATTTGGCCGCCATGATTAATATTTTCATGCACATCCTTTGCGGTAAGTATGCCAATCAGCAAGTCTTTATTGTCCACTACCATCAAGCTGTCCACCCGGCGCTTTCTCATTATGCGCAGAGCTTCGGTCACACCGCGTTTGGGATTTACCGTAACCGGGTCACTGATCATAATTTCTTCTAAAGAAACGGTATCCGGGGTGCGCAGCATCCTTTCCCGCCCGATAAATTCTTCCACAAAATCATTGGCCGGTTCGCGCAGAATTTTTTCCGAAC from Dethiobacter alkaliphilus AHT 1 encodes:
- a CDS encoding cation diffusion facilitator family transporter; its protein translation is MSTSLAQRVVFRTMLGNVLLVFMKLSVGIMAGSAALIAEAVHSAGDVIASFAVFISFRLSGKAPDQCHHFGHKKIESICTCLVGVLLILISYELITDAIGNLREGDLAVPGVAALYVTIACIVIKEGMYRYTINAANKVKSQLLYADAWHHRADMMVLSAVLVGVGGARLGYPILDGLVALGISVLILRLGIGFCRSGLGDLIDKAPDENTTKEIRKTVEVIHGVKDIHSLRARCHGSEVQMEIHIGVDSSMRVSEGHNVAKEVKTTIMREFPEVSHVIVHVDPVSEKLSPSTT
- the nifH gene encoding nitrogenase iron protein, which translates into the protein MRQIAIYGKGGIGKSTTTQNTVAALAEAGKKVMVVGCDPKADSTRLLLHGLSQKTVLDTLRDEGEDVELEDILLDGYGDCSCVESGGPEPGVGCAGRGIITSISLLESLGAYTDDLDYVFYDVLGDVVCGGFAMPIREGKAQEIYIVASGEMMAMYAANNIAKGIQKFANSGGVRLGGIICNSRKVDNELELLTAFAKEMGSQLIHFVPRDNMVQRAEINRKTVIDYDPEQPQADEYRQLAQNIDGNDMFVVPKPMTTDRLEELLMEHGILDL
- a CDS encoding glycine betaine ABC transporter substrate-binding protein; its protein translation is MGFFEMLIARRSDVLLRIVEHLQLSFVAMFLAVAIAVPIGIYLTRSEKLANPVIGVAGVFQTIPSLALVALMVPFIGIGFWPAIIALFLYSLLPILRNTYTGIKGVNPALKEAGRGMGMTDRQVLVMVELPLALPVIMAGIRTAVVLIVGAATLATLIGAGGLGEFIFRGLAMSIDSLILLGAIPAALLAILVERALGTLEHHVTPLGLRDNPGQAKAGATPIKIAGLALAAILALGVALQGIWGMFGEQTDITIGSKNFTENILLGHMMASLIEEHTDLTVERSMNMGGTEVNHQAMLRGDIDMYAEYTGTGLMAILDQEPISDPERVYQIVSEEYEERFQMEWLQPFGFNNTYTLTVRREMAEELNLETFSDLIPHSENMDFGATHEFLERPDGLQGLQEVYPGLEFASTRGLDPGLTYTAVAQGDVDCIDAFSTDGRIPALDLFVLEDDRQFFPPYFAAPVVRQDVLVRFPEIREVLEMLSGLLDDETMAQLNFAVDETGRSAQGVAEEFLREEGLLQ
- a CDS encoding EFR1 family ferrodoxin (N-terminal region resembles flavodoxins. C-terminal ferrodoxin region binds two 4Fe-4S clusters.) — protein: MNCALLYFSQSGSTLNVAQAIAEGLREGGYRVELFDITKNPPTDVSRFDLIGIGTPVYYYRLPFNISDYLQNLSGLNGKKTFYFLLHGTYPGDAGRELQDILQSRGAKEPSGMCFFGADFFLGYLQQGVLFSPGRPNETDLEQAQEYGRRMAKGETVQTQPGKLGLIYRLEKLFTNRWLVRHLYSQMFHADKKCISCNRCQNKCPTGNITENKKGKPLWGHNCLLCLTCEAVCPTAAITSPVSWPITKPVMALNVRKASADPKLDKEKFVRRTN
- a CDS encoding TMEM165/GDT1 family protein, giving the protein MLLKAFLTTFALVFLAELGDKTQLTTMLLVSQGQPMKMVFLGAASALVLSSLIGVLAGAWLGKMVPPNVIQTGAGVAFIGIGILLLLGKF